Proteins from a single region of Haloplanus sp. GDY1:
- a CDS encoding cbb3-type cytochrome c oxidase subunit I has protein sequence MGLFLVIIAAWLARIEDWRSYTPLGSGGATGESGYVSQEKPAGIIRWLTTVDHKDIGMLYGAYGVIAFVVGGLMIMIMRVELIDPGMTIISNTFYNSLLTSHGITMLFLFGTPIIAAFANYLVPLLIGADDMAFPRINAIAFWLLPPGALLIWAGFFPLGDIVPAQTAWTLYTPLSAGVGGGNQANAGVDLMILGLHLTGVSATMGSINFIATILTERAEEVTWANLDIFSWTILTQSGLILFAFPLLGSALIMLLLDRNLGTTFFAIEAGGTMLWQHLFWFFGHPEVYILVLPPMGIVSYVLPRFSGRRLFGFKFVVYSTLAIGVLSFGVWAHHMFATGMDPRLRASFMAVSLAIAIPSAVKTFNWITTMWNGRLRLTTPMLFCVGFVSNFIIGGVTGVFLASIPVDLVLHDTYYVVGHFHYIVMGAIAFAGFAGLYYWFPMFTGRMYQRRLGKWHFWLWMFGSNITFIAMIVLGYGGMPRRYSTYLPQFATFHQIATLGAVLMFVGGLIWTYNFVVSWLEGPKVQDGDPWNLRDDGMYTNEWQWFENRMETAITDGGDEEVATDGGTTDE, from the coding sequence ATGGGGCTCTTCCTCGTGATCATCGCCGCGTGGCTCGCGCGGATCGAGGACTGGCGGTCGTACACGCCGCTCGGGAGCGGCGGGGCGACCGGCGAGTCGGGGTACGTCTCACAGGAGAAGCCGGCCGGTATCATCCGTTGGCTGACGACGGTCGACCACAAGGACATCGGGATGCTCTACGGCGCCTACGGCGTCATCGCCTTCGTCGTCGGCGGCCTCATGATCATGATCATGCGGGTCGAGCTGATCGACCCCGGAATGACGATCATCTCGAACACGTTTTACAACTCCCTGTTGACGAGTCACGGGATCACCATGCTGTTCCTGTTCGGGACGCCCATCATCGCGGCGTTCGCGAACTACCTCGTCCCGCTCCTGATCGGCGCGGACGACATGGCGTTCCCCCGGATCAACGCCATCGCCTTCTGGCTCCTGCCGCCCGGGGCGCTGCTCATCTGGGCCGGGTTCTTCCCGCTCGGTGACATCGTCCCCGCCCAGACCGCCTGGACGCTCTACACGCCGCTCTCGGCGGGCGTCGGCGGCGGCAATCAGGCCAACGCCGGGGTCGACCTGATGATCCTCGGCCTCCACCTCACCGGCGTCTCGGCGACGATGGGGTCGATCAACTTCATCGCGACCATCCTCACCGAACGCGCCGAGGAGGTGACCTGGGCCAACCTCGACATCTTCTCGTGGACCATCCTCACCCAGTCGGGGCTGATCCTCTTTGCCTTCCCGCTGCTCGGGAGCGCGCTGATCATGCTCCTGCTGGACCGCAACCTCGGCACCACCTTCTTCGCCATCGAAGCCGGCGGGACGATGCTCTGGCAACACCTGTTCTGGTTCTTCGGCCACCCCGAGGTGTACATCCTCGTCCTCCCGCCGATGGGCATCGTCAGTTACGTCCTCCCGCGGTTCTCCGGCCGGCGGCTGTTCGGCTTCAAGTTCGTCGTCTACTCCACGCTCGCCATCGGCGTGCTCTCCTTCGGCGTCTGGGCCCACCACATGTTCGCCACCGGCATGGACCCGCGCCTGCGCGCCTCGTTCATGGCGGTGTCGCTCGCCATCGCCATCCCCTCGGCGGTGAAGACGTTCAACTGGATCACGACGATGTGGAACGGCCGCCTCCGCCTGACGACGCCGATGCTGTTCTGTGTCGGCTTCGTCTCCAACTTCATCATCGGCGGCGTCACCGGCGTCTTCCTCGCCTCCATCCCCGTCGACCTGGTGCTTCACGACACCTACTACGTCGTCGGCCACTTCCACTACATCGTCATGGGCGCCATCGCCTTCGCCGGCTTCGCCGGACTCTACTACTGGTTCCCGATGTTCACCGGCCGGATGTACCAGCGCCGCCTCGGCAAGTGGCACTTCTGGCTCTGGATGTTCGGGTCGAACATCACGTTCATCGCCATGATCGTCCTCGGCTACGGCGGCATGCCCCGGCGCTACTCCACCTACCTGCCGCAGTTCGCCACCTTCCACCAGATCGCCACGCTCGGCGCCGTGTTGATGTTCGTCGGCGGCCTCATCTGGACGTACAACTTCGTCGTCTCGTGGCTGGAGGGGCCGAAGGTGCAGGACGGCGACCCGTGGAACCTGCGCGACGACGGCATGTACACCAACGAGTGGCAGTGGTTCGAGAACAGGATGGAGACGGCCATCACCGACGGCGGCGACGAGGAGGTCGCCACCGACGGCGGCACGACCGACGAGTAA
- a CDS encoding OBG GTPase family GTP-binding protein, with the protein MGLEEEIEDLREEIANTPYNKSTEQHIGRLKAKLAEKKEKLEQRSSSGGGQGYAVEKTGDASVGLVGFPSVGKSTLLNALTNAESEVGEYEFTTLDVNPGMLKYNGANIQILDVPGLIEGAAGGRGGGQEVLSVVRTTDLVVFVLSVFEIQQYDRLSEELYANKVRLDTSPPNLSITKTGKGGLRVTTTDDVNLDEGTIKSVLREHGYVNADVTIRGDCSIDELIDGIQDNRVYLPSIVAVNKADLIDKDYLPTVEEELRDHGLDPDEVVFISAAEDRGLDALKEEIWDALGLIRVYMDKPGRGVDYEEPLVLREGEHTVDDALEKLGGTLDERFRFARVTGPSAKHDEQQVGRDHELADEDVMRVVARR; encoded by the coding sequence ATGGGTCTGGAGGAGGAGATCGAGGACCTCCGTGAGGAGATCGCCAACACGCCGTACAACAAGTCCACCGAACAGCACATCGGTCGGCTGAAGGCGAAGCTGGCGGAAAAAAAGGAGAAGCTCGAACAGCGGTCCTCGTCGGGCGGCGGGCAGGGGTACGCCGTCGAGAAGACCGGCGACGCCAGCGTCGGCCTCGTCGGCTTCCCCAGCGTCGGCAAATCGACCCTGTTGAACGCCCTCACCAACGCCGAGAGCGAGGTCGGGGAGTACGAGTTCACCACGCTCGACGTGAACCCCGGGATGCTCAAGTACAACGGCGCCAACATCCAGATCCTCGACGTCCCGGGGCTGATCGAGGGCGCCGCCGGCGGACGCGGCGGCGGGCAGGAGGTGCTGTCGGTCGTCCGCACGACCGACCTCGTGGTGTTCGTCCTCTCGGTGTTCGAGATCCAGCAGTACGACCGCCTCAGCGAGGAACTGTACGCCAACAAGGTGCGACTGGACACGTCCCCGCCGAACCTCTCGATCACCAAGACGGGCAAGGGGGGGCTCCGTGTGACCACGACCGACGACGTGAACCTCGACGAGGGGACGATCAAGAGCGTCCTCCGCGAACACGGCTACGTCAACGCCGACGTGACGATCCGCGGCGACTGCTCCATCGACGAACTCATCGACGGCATCCAGGACAACCGGGTGTATCTCCCCTCCATCGTCGCGGTCAACAAGGCCGATCTGATCGACAAGGACTACCTCCCCACCGTGGAGGAGGAGCTCCGCGACCACGGCCTCGATCCCGACGAGGTGGTGTTCATCAGCGCGGCGGAGGATCGCGGTCTCGACGCCCTCAAAGAGGAGATATGGGACGCGCTGGGCCTGATCCGAGTGTACATGGACAAACCGGGACGGGGCGTCGATTACGAGGAGCCGCTGGTTCTGCGGGAGGGCGAACACACCGTCGACGACGCGCTCGAGAAGCTGGGTGGCACCCTCGACGAGCGGTTTCGCTTCGCCCGGGTCACCGGCCCGAGCGCGAAACACGACGAACAGCAGGTCGGACGCGACCACGAACTCGCCGACGAGGACGTGATGCGCGTCGTCGCCCGCCGGTAG
- a CDS encoding DUF7541 family protein → MDDQPGLSDQYRMASPWPLFVALGIPIAELGILFDVFVVAVAGLLLFCGSVTGLIREAGYAETAWRPLAVFAVLLVAVGGVLAFTDVNLVTRGYAIITAGVILALAGIGGELFVPKREPV, encoded by the coding sequence ATGGACGATCAACCGGGACTGAGCGATCAGTATCGGATGGCGAGTCCCTGGCCGCTCTTCGTCGCGCTCGGCATCCCCATCGCGGAACTCGGCATCCTGTTCGACGTGTTCGTCGTCGCGGTGGCGGGGCTGCTCCTGTTCTGCGGGAGCGTGACCGGGCTGATCCGGGAGGCCGGCTACGCCGAGACGGCGTGGCGACCGCTCGCCGTCTTCGCCGTCCTCCTGGTCGCCGTCGGCGGCGTCCTCGCCTTCACCGACGTGAACCTCGTGACGCGCGGCTACGCCATCATCACGGCCGGCGTCATCCTCGCCCTCGCGGGCATCGGCGGCGAACTGTTCGTCCCGAAACGGGAACCGGTCTGA
- a CDS encoding DUF6684 family protein codes for MATKVFDRETLLDLTVNFIPLFIILFFIVGYAVFNPFDIGTTGRILQYVLLVAPFVLLAILTYLSGKAISLAEKGSPVYMPGGATVDGAEPIEDEHGE; via the coding sequence ATGGCGACGAAAGTGTTCGATCGGGAGACGCTCCTCGATCTGACGGTGAATTTCATTCCGCTGTTCATCATCCTCTTTTTCATCGTCGGATACGCCGTCTTCAACCCGTTCGACATCGGCACGACGGGTCGGATCCTCCAGTACGTACTGCTGGTCGCTCCCTTCGTTTTGCTCGCGATCCTGACCTACCTCTCGGGCAAGGCCATCTCGCTGGCGGAGAAGGGAAGTCCGGTGTACATGCCCGGCGGCGCGACCGTCGACGGCGCCGAACCGATCGAGGACGAACACGGGGAGTGA